Proteins from a genomic interval of Streptomyces sp. Tu6071:
- a CDS encoding LacI family DNA-binding transcriptional regulator translates to MDPAPARPDRPLGIKDVARAAGVSTGTVSYVLNQPDRVAAPTRRHVRAVIERLGYVRRDSARQLRAGHSRILALLVHDMGNPFYAALARGADRAARAAGLGVMVCNSAGSSAEESSYLALFAEQRVRGVLLAPTGPGPAALRDFRRHGIPFVVVDRCAAGGEGCAVGVDDVAGGALAVRHLLAGGHRDLAYVSGPAHLRQVRDRRTGALRALAEAGLPPSALREVAGERLDVVGGRDAGARLLGLSRRPTAVFCANDLLALGLLQSLHTAGVRVPGEIALVGYDDIEFAAAATVPLTSVHQPAHTLGTRATRLLLDENDPAHRHQHLCLKPRLVVRESTVPR, encoded by the coding sequence CTGGACCCCGCCCCCGCGCGCCCGGACCGCCCGCTCGGCATCAAGGACGTGGCCCGCGCCGCCGGGGTCTCGACCGGCACCGTCTCGTACGTGCTCAACCAGCCGGACCGGGTCGCCGCGCCGACCCGGCGGCACGTGCGCGCGGTCATCGAGCGGCTCGGCTACGTACGCCGGGACTCCGCGCGGCAGTTGCGCGCCGGGCACAGCCGCATCCTCGCCCTGCTCGTGCACGACATGGGCAACCCCTTCTACGCGGCCCTCGCGCGCGGCGCCGACCGCGCGGCCCGCGCCGCGGGGCTCGGCGTGATGGTGTGCAACAGCGCGGGGAGTTCGGCCGAGGAGTCCTCCTACCTCGCGCTCTTCGCCGAGCAGCGCGTGCGGGGTGTCCTCCTCGCCCCGACCGGTCCCGGGCCCGCGGCGCTGCGCGACTTCCGGCGCCACGGCATCCCCTTCGTCGTGGTCGACCGGTGCGCGGCGGGGGGCGAGGGGTGCGCGGTGGGCGTGGACGACGTGGCGGGCGGCGCGCTCGCCGTACGGCACCTGCTCGCCGGGGGGCACCGCGACCTCGCGTATGTCAGCGGGCCCGCGCACCTGCGCCAGGTGCGCGACCGCAGGACCGGCGCGCTCCGGGCGCTCGCCGAGGCGGGCCTGCCTCCCTCGGCCCTGCGCGAAGTGGCCGGCGAGCGCCTCGACGTGGTGGGCGGCCGCGACGCGGGCGCCCGTCTCCTCGGCCTCTCCCGGCGCCCCACCGCCGTCTTCTGCGCCAACGACCTCCTCGCCCTCGGCCTGCTCCAGTCCCTCCACACGGCGGGCGTCCGGGTGCCCGGGGAGATCGCCCTGGTCGGCTACGACGACATCGAGTTCGCCGCCGCGGCGACCGTCCCCCTCACCTCCGTCCACCAGCCCGCCCACACCCTGGGCACGCGCGCGACGCGGCTCCTCCTGGACGAGAACGACCCGGCACACCGGCACCAACACCTGTGTCTGAAACCGAGGTTGGTCGTGCGGGAATCGACCGTCCCGCGCTGA
- a CDS encoding NUDIX hydrolase, protein MPLTPAALRPLVDTYLALHPEDRPALTGLLALLADDSGERFPAARTTLPGHVTCGAVVIDRARRVLHIGHRSSGLTLTPGGHAEEADTSLLAVAVREVGEETGLPASRLCLTPYALDAPFDIDVHAIDARPEKGEPAHEHYDFRFLFYLTDEAPPALALQEEEVTGATWLPFPAIRSTTLRAKLLAAERELDGTPQPLNASLLLHDGHGRYLLHLRDMREGIWEPGAFALLGGGREPGDDSPEATLRRELGEEVPGLVPTGLSPYEDQYETSPDGLSIPVRVYEGRWSGPAESVDLREGVLVHWFAPEDLDRLRLTPGLAELIRRHAADRGGATGRCTRARC, encoded by the coding sequence GTGCCACTCACCCCCGCCGCCCTCCGCCCTCTCGTCGACACGTACCTCGCCCTCCACCCGGAGGACCGCCCGGCACTCACCGGTCTCCTCGCCCTCCTGGCCGACGACTCGGGCGAGCGCTTCCCCGCCGCCCGCACCACCCTCCCCGGGCACGTCACGTGCGGCGCCGTGGTGATCGACCGCGCCCGGCGCGTCCTCCACATCGGCCACCGGAGTTCGGGCCTCACGCTGACGCCGGGCGGCCACGCCGAGGAGGCCGACACGAGCCTCCTCGCCGTCGCGGTGCGCGAGGTGGGCGAGGAGACCGGGCTGCCCGCGAGCCGCTTGTGCCTGACCCCGTACGCGCTCGACGCCCCCTTCGACATCGACGTCCACGCCATCGACGCGCGACCGGAGAAGGGCGAACCGGCGCACGAGCACTACGACTTCCGGTTCCTCTTCTACCTCACCGACGAGGCCCCGCCTGCCCTCGCGCTCCAGGAGGAGGAGGTCACGGGTGCCACCTGGCTCCCGTTCCCCGCGATCCGCTCCACCACGCTCCGTGCCAAACTGCTCGCCGCTGAGAGGGAGTTGGACGGCACCCCGCAGCCGCTCAACGCCTCCCTCCTCCTGCACGACGGGCACGGGCGCTACCTCCTCCATCTCCGGGACATGCGCGAAGGCATCTGGGAGCCCGGCGCGTTCGCGCTCCTGGGCGGCGGCCGGGAGCCCGGCGACGACAGTCCCGAGGCCACGCTGCGGCGCGAGCTGGGCGAGGAGGTTCCCGGGCTCGTGCCGACCGGGCTGTCCCCGTACGAGGACCAGTACGAGACGAGCCCGGACGGCCTGAGCATTCCCGTGCGGGTCTACGAGGGCCGGTGGAGCGGCCCGGCGGAGTCGGTGGACCTGCGGGAGGGCGTGCTGGTGCACTGGTTCGCCCCCGAGGACCTGGACCGCCTGCGGCTCACGCCCGGTCTGGCCGAGCTGATCCGCCGGCACGCCGCGGACCGAGGTGGCGCCACAGGAAGGTGTACGCGAGCGCGCTGTTGA
- a CDS encoding DUF4232 domain-containing protein — MHRRTPLRPAAARPVPLLALLAATAALLTACGAEDAGSATAGAPAAAFSRTSVDDPGKDGVRVTSLTLPRPSPSPSPSRSRSVSAESLDLGGDSGISAAYEIINHGTETLTYTVTITFTSGDGGAMANETTTVPGVRPGKTVRGRVGAGTLPPTTPRITGAKVTEVAEVPAAEAQGADGTCPSSGVRVSTDKGDAAMGLRVVGLHLVNCGKREYEVEGYPELELLDETREPIDGVRVLRGSREITSAIEGDGPPRPVTLKPGETARADLVWRNTTDLGTPVTAPYARVRAKSGAAPVTLPEHIDLGTTGKLGVTPWVKTDR, encoded by the coding sequence ATGCACAGACGCACGCCGCTCCGCCCGGCCGCCGCTCGTCCCGTCCCCCTCCTCGCGCTCCTCGCCGCGACCGCTGCGCTGCTCACGGCCTGCGGGGCGGAGGACGCGGGTTCCGCGACGGCCGGGGCCCCGGCGGCGGCGTTCTCGCGCACGAGCGTCGACGACCCCGGCAAGGACGGCGTCCGCGTCACCTCCCTGACCCTGCCGCGCCCCTCCCCCTCGCCGAGCCCCTCCCGGAGCCGGTCCGTCTCCGCCGAGAGCCTCGACCTCGGCGGGGACTCGGGCATCAGCGCCGCGTACGAGATCATCAACCACGGCACCGAGACCCTGACCTACACGGTCACCATCACGTTCACGAGCGGTGACGGCGGCGCGATGGCCAACGAGACCACCACCGTGCCCGGCGTCCGCCCCGGAAAGACCGTGCGCGGCAGGGTCGGGGCCGGAACCCTGCCGCCCACGACCCCCCGGATCACGGGCGCGAAGGTGACGGAGGTCGCCGAGGTGCCCGCCGCCGAGGCCCAGGGCGCCGACGGCACCTGCCCGTCCTCCGGCGTCCGGGTCAGCACCGACAAGGGCGACGCGGCCATGGGCCTGCGCGTCGTGGGCCTGCACCTCGTGAACTGCGGCAAGCGCGAGTACGAGGTCGAGGGCTACCCCGAACTGGAACTCCTGGACGAGACCCGCGAGCCGATCGACGGCGTCCGCGTCCTTCGCGGCAGCCGGGAGATCACCAGCGCGATCGAGGGGGACGGGCCCCCGCGCCCGGTCACCCTCAAGCCCGGTGAGACCGCGAGGGCCGACCTCGTCTGGCGCAACACGACGGACCTCGGCACACCGGTCACAGCCCCCTACGCCCGCGTACGCGCGAAGAGCGGGGCCGCCCCGGTGACGCTCCCCGAACACATCGACCTCGGCACGACGGGCAAGCTCGGCGTGACCCCTTGGGTGAAGACGGACCGCTGA
- the rhaS gene encoding rhamnose ABC transporter substrate-binding protein, with protein MTARTRRLSAALAVTTALVLGATACGGTTKSDTEKEESSSGSAAKADPGAATKKGLTVAFLPKQVNNPYFTTSDNGGKKALAALGSTYKEVGTSSGTDTSGQVSYVNTLTQQQVDGIAVSAQDPGALCTALKQAMKNGVSVVTYDSDTRTGCRDVFVSQASAEDLGRTQVQQMAKQIGDKGEIAILSAAQTATNQNTWIDFMKDELKKPEYKGIKLVKIVYGDDDAQKSFQQTQGLLQEHPRLKGIISPTTVGIKAAAQYLSGSKYKGKVKLTGLGTPNDMRAYVKNGTVDAFELWDPAKLGALAAHTAVALESGQITGKQGETFEAGDLGSFTIGEDGVVSLGKPTVFDAKNIGDYHF; from the coding sequence ATGACCGCCCGCACCCGCAGGCTCTCCGCGGCGCTCGCCGTGACGACGGCCCTCGTCCTCGGCGCCACCGCCTGCGGAGGCACCACGAAGAGCGACACCGAGAAGGAGGAGTCCTCCTCCGGTTCGGCGGCGAAGGCCGACCCGGGCGCCGCCACGAAGAAGGGCCTCACGGTCGCCTTCCTGCCCAAGCAGGTCAACAACCCGTACTTCACGACCTCCGACAACGGCGGCAAGAAGGCGCTCGCCGCGCTCGGTTCGACGTACAAGGAGGTCGGCACCAGCAGCGGCACCGACACCTCCGGGCAGGTCTCCTACGTCAACACCCTCACGCAGCAGCAGGTCGACGGCATCGCCGTCTCGGCGCAGGACCCCGGGGCGCTGTGCACCGCGCTCAAGCAGGCCATGAAGAACGGCGTCAGCGTCGTCACGTACGACTCCGACACCAGGACCGGCTGCCGCGACGTCTTCGTCTCGCAGGCGAGCGCCGAGGACCTCGGCCGCACGCAGGTGCAGCAGATGGCGAAGCAGATCGGCGACAAGGGCGAGATCGCGATCCTCTCGGCGGCCCAGACGGCGACGAACCAGAACACGTGGATCGACTTCATGAAGGACGAGCTGAAGAAGCCGGAGTACAAGGGCATCAAGCTCGTCAAGATCGTGTACGGGGACGACGACGCCCAGAAGTCGTTCCAGCAGACGCAGGGGCTCCTCCAGGAGCACCCGCGGCTGAAGGGGATCATCTCGCCGACCACGGTCGGCATCAAGGCGGCGGCGCAGTACCTCTCCGGCTCGAAGTACAAGGGCAAGGTCAAGCTCACCGGGCTCGGCACCCCCAACGACATGCGCGCGTACGTCAAGAACGGCACGGTCGACGCCTTCGAGCTGTGGGACCCGGCGAAGCTCGGCGCGCTCGCCGCGCACACCGCCGTCGCGCTGGAGTCCGGGCAGATCACGGGCAAGCAGGGCGAGACCTTCGAAGCCGGCGACCTCGGCTCGTTCACGATCGGCGAGGACGGCGTGGTGAGCCTCGGCAAGCCGACCGTCTTCGACGCCAAGAACATCGGCGACTACCACTTCTGA
- a CDS encoding glycoside hydrolase family 76 protein — protein MRTSVRSGRAALLGCLLVATALAVPATAAHAAGQVCNKFCDTRDPAAANGERTPVSASLYGRTITLHLSDNDVMGWGSLDNGNPGDQVWLDRSFDGGRSWSSGSKLGVTAVPDGRKSWRTLMYNVDDWNTGGIGALRACGKAGDRAEIACTGWARTDWNSWSRSTAAATALMANYDRGSGKFAGWWTSATALTSVIDNIRVSGMPSYKYAISTTWEKQRGAEGGDFTNSYLDDTGWWGLAWVAAYDVTHEQRYLDTARKNADHMAAYWTGTCGGGVQWATDKPYKNAITNELYLHLNAALHNRVGGDTTYLKRAQDEWSWFKGSGLINSGHTINDGLKDSCANNGDTTWTYNQGVVLAGLAELHRATGDAGLLDSARTLADASTSSGYLNPGGTLHEPYEPDGTGCTSDGDSFKGAYARGLGILDKELPDHPYRAYLDRQADTAYAKDRNSFDQYGPHWAGPLTGTGNGCQHSALDLLNAAEDD, from the coding sequence ATGAGAACGTCCGTACGCTCTGGGAGGGCGGCCCTGCTCGGCTGTCTGCTCGTCGCGACCGCGCTGGCGGTGCCGGCCACCGCCGCGCACGCGGCGGGGCAGGTGTGTAACAAGTTCTGCGACACGCGCGACCCGGCCGCCGCGAACGGCGAGCGCACCCCCGTCAGCGCCTCGCTCTACGGGAGGACGATCACCCTTCACCTGTCCGACAACGATGTCATGGGCTGGGGCTCCCTCGACAACGGCAACCCCGGCGACCAGGTGTGGCTCGACCGCTCCTTCGACGGCGGGCGGAGCTGGTCCTCGGGCAGCAAGCTCGGCGTGACCGCCGTCCCGGACGGGCGCAAGAGCTGGCGCACCCTCATGTACAACGTGGACGACTGGAACACCGGCGGCATCGGCGCCCTGCGCGCCTGCGGCAAGGCCGGGGACCGCGCCGAGATCGCCTGCACCGGCTGGGCGCGCACCGACTGGAACTCCTGGAGCCGCAGCACGGCGGCGGCGACCGCGCTCATGGCGAACTACGACCGGGGCAGCGGGAAGTTCGCCGGCTGGTGGACCTCGGCGACCGCGCTCACCTCGGTCATCGACAACATCCGCGTCAGCGGGATGCCCAGCTACAAGTACGCCATCTCCACCACGTGGGAGAAGCAACGTGGCGCCGAGGGCGGCGACTTCACCAACAGCTACCTGGACGACACCGGCTGGTGGGGGCTCGCCTGGGTCGCCGCGTACGACGTGACCCACGAGCAGCGCTACCTCGACACGGCCCGCAAAAACGCCGACCACATGGCCGCCTACTGGACCGGCACGTGCGGCGGCGGGGTCCAGTGGGCCACCGACAAGCCGTACAAGAACGCCATCACCAACGAGCTGTACCTCCACCTCAACGCGGCCCTCCACAATCGCGTCGGCGGCGACACGACATACCTCAAGCGCGCGCAGGACGAGTGGTCCTGGTTCAAGGGCAGCGGCCTCATCAACTCCGGCCACACCATCAACGACGGCCTCAAGGACTCCTGCGCCAACAACGGCGACACGACCTGGACCTACAACCAGGGCGTCGTCCTCGCGGGGCTCGCCGAACTGCACCGCGCGACCGGCGACGCGGGCCTGCTCGACAGCGCCCGTACCCTCGCCGACGCCTCCACCTCCTCCGGCTACCTCAACCCGGGCGGCACCCTCCACGAGCCCTACGAGCCGGACGGCACCGGCTGCACGTCGGACGGCGACTCCTTCAAGGGCGCCTACGCGCGCGGTCTCGGCATCCTCGACAAGGAGCTGCCCGACCACCCCTACCGCGCCTACCTCGACCGTCAGGCCGACACGGCGTACGCCAAGGACCGCAACAGCTTCGACCAGTACGGGCCGCACTGGGCGGGCCCGCTGACCGGCACGGGCAACGGCTGCCAGCACAGCGCCCTGGACCTGCTGAACGCGGCGGAGGACGACTGA
- a CDS encoding prolyl oligopeptidase family serine peptidase: MRAVTDDDPNLWLEDIEGEAALAWVGERNAEAEAALAKDPGFTALEARVREVLDAGDRIPYTTRRGTCRYNFWRDAEHVRGLWRRTSTEEYREDAPAWEVLLDADALAGAEGVDWVWGGAVVREPDRERALVRLSRGGGDAVEVREFDLVRREFVADGFRVAEAKTRIGWIDEDTVLIGTGLAGGSLTDSGYARTVRRWRRGTPLGEAAVVYEAERGDVVAWGWHDRTPGFERDFVGRAIDFFTSELYLLAPGDRLVKIDVPDDAEAYAHREHLLVTLRSDWLGHPAGALLAFGFDAFLAGDRTARVLFAPDTRTALVGQAWTRHHLLLTTMRDVSTRVEVLTPTPEGPWTRAPLAAVPPLSDVAVMNTDPDTDDAYDLDVEGFLQPSTLSQGRIGAPAEVLKRAPARFDTEGLSVRQYFAISRDGTRVPYFVTGPDHEARGPGPTLLYGYGGFEVSLTPAYGAVAGRAWLERGGTRVVANIRGGGEYGPGWHRAALKAERPRAYEDFAAVAEDLVARGITTPATLGAMGGSNGGLLMGAMLTRYPEHFGAIVAEIPLLDMLRYHQLLAGASWMAEYGNPEDEADLPHLRALSPYHGLRADRSYPPLLLRTSTRDDRVHPGHARKFAARMRELGHSVLLYESRGGGHGGGSDNTQAAFNSALAYTFLWRHLGPRRAGGSARPDRA; encoded by the coding sequence ATGCGGGCTGTGACTGATGACGATCCGAATCTGTGGCTGGAAGACATCGAGGGCGAGGCGGCTCTCGCCTGGGTGGGAGAGCGGAACGCCGAGGCGGAGGCCGCCCTCGCGAAGGACCCCGGGTTCACCGCGCTCGAAGCACGGGTGCGCGAGGTGCTCGACGCGGGCGACCGCATCCCCTACACGACGCGAAGGGGCACCTGCCGGTACAACTTCTGGCGGGACGCCGAGCACGTGCGCGGGCTGTGGCGGCGCACCTCCACCGAGGAGTACCGCGAGGACGCGCCCGCGTGGGAGGTACTGCTCGATGCCGACGCGCTCGCCGGGGCCGAGGGCGTCGACTGGGTGTGGGGCGGTGCCGTCGTGCGCGAGCCGGACCGGGAGCGGGCGCTCGTGCGCCTGTCGCGCGGCGGCGGCGACGCGGTCGAGGTGCGCGAATTCGACCTCGTGCGGAGGGAGTTCGTCGCCGACGGTTTCCGCGTCGCCGAGGCCAAGACCCGCATCGGGTGGATCGATGAGGACACCGTCCTCATCGGCACCGGGCTCGCGGGCGGCTCGCTGACCGACTCCGGGTACGCGCGCACGGTACGGCGCTGGCGGCGCGGGACTCCGCTCGGCGAGGCCGCCGTCGTGTACGAGGCGGAGCGGGGCGACGTCGTGGCCTGGGGCTGGCACGACCGCACACCGGGCTTCGAACGGGACTTCGTCGGCCGGGCGATCGACTTCTTCACCAGCGAGCTGTACCTCCTCGCTCCCGGCGACAGACTCGTCAAGATCGACGTGCCCGACGACGCCGAGGCGTACGCGCACCGCGAGCACCTGCTCGTGACGCTCCGGAGCGACTGGCTCGGGCACCCGGCGGGCGCCCTCCTCGCCTTCGGCTTCGACGCCTTCCTCGCGGGCGACCGCACCGCCCGCGTCCTCTTCGCGCCGGACACCCGCACGGCTCTCGTCGGCCAGGCGTGGACCCGCCACCACCTGCTCCTGACGACGATGCGCGACGTCAGCACCCGCGTCGAGGTGCTCACGCCGACGCCCGAGGGCCCCTGGACGCGCGCGCCGCTCGCCGCCGTACCACCGCTCTCCGACGTCGCCGTCATGAACACGGACCCGGACACCGACGACGCCTACGACCTCGACGTGGAGGGCTTCCTCCAGCCGTCCACGCTCTCCCAGGGCCGGATCGGCGCGCCCGCCGAGGTCCTCAAGCGCGCCCCGGCCCGCTTCGACACCGAAGGGCTCTCGGTACGGCAGTACTTCGCGATCTCGCGGGACGGCACGCGCGTCCCGTACTTCGTGACGGGCCCCGACCACGAGGCGCGCGGTCCTGGCCCCACGCTCCTGTACGGCTACGGCGGCTTCGAGGTCTCCCTGACCCCGGCGTACGGGGCCGTGGCCGGCCGGGCGTGGCTGGAGCGCGGCGGCACGCGCGTCGTCGCGAACATCCGGGGCGGAGGGGAGTACGGGCCCGGCTGGCACCGCGCCGCGCTGAAGGCCGAACGGCCGCGCGCCTACGAGGACTTCGCCGCCGTCGCCGAAGACCTCGTCGCGCGCGGCATCACCACCCCCGCCACACTCGGCGCGATGGGCGGCAGCAACGGGGGCCTCCTGATGGGCGCCATGCTCACCCGGTACCCCGAGCACTTCGGCGCGATAGTCGCCGAGATCCCCCTGCTCGACATGCTCCGCTACCACCAACTCCTCGCGGGCGCCTCGTGGATGGCGGAGTACGGGAACCCCGAGGACGAGGCCGACCTCCCGCACCTGCGCGCCCTCTCCCCGTACCACGGCCTCCGCGCGGACCGCTCCTACCCGCCCCTCCTGCTGCGCACCTCCACCCGGGACGACCGCGTGCACCCGGGCCACGCCCGCAAGTTCGCCGCGCGGATGCGCGAACTCGGCCACTCCGTCCTGCTGTACGAGAGCCGGGGCGGCGGGCACGGGGGCGGGAGCGACAACACGCAGGCGGCGTTCAACAGCGCGCTCGCGTACACCTTCCTGTGGCGCCACCTCGGTCCGCGGCGTGCCGGCGGATCAGCTCGGCCAGACCGGGCGTGA
- a CDS encoding GH92 family glycosyl hydrolase → MRTPRTPAREPAPPARRRGAGLLLAAVTSLGLIAASVPAAEAHARPAPGRAASAYDSVDPFIGTKLDTTQNKGNSAYGNTWPGAALPFGMVQSSPTTYRTSDGDQKGGYEYTADKLRGFGMTRLSGTGCEGRFSAFDFPVLPYTGALPDSGLPRSPAADITPYYLDYDHAAEDAAPGYYRAGLGDGVTAELTATTRSAVSRYAFPRDGDSATLLLDVAGSNNKVYDSHVSVSGRTVSGWVEAASVCEGGGHYRAYFSTTFDKPFTAHGTWQGDSVTPGADSADGGDRKHGAGAWLTFARGAKVTSHTGLSYVDVDGAAANVRAESAGRSFDAVRALARRAWDRNLGTVQIQGGTAAERTKFYTALYHAQLHPNVTDDVSGRYPGYDGKVRTVARGHHVYTTYSGWDTYRGQAQLLALLFPKVGDDVNQSLVDMVEQTGTWPNWPHLNQAQQKMTGDSLQAVLSAIDAFGSTHYDREGALRSMVRTQSLPATNTRRTAALQYFGTGFVENAKGDSATSKTLEYAIDDFAIAQLAGRLGEKDTESRFMARAQNWRNVFDPVTREIRPRSRNGFDRAFDLGQRGNQFDQATGYQYGWMVPQNIGGLIAARGGEAKVSAELDEHLSQLDAGVYGTKGAYLSNQPSFSAPYVYNWLRQPAKTGETLRRATSELYGTGPDGLPGNDDLGALSAWYVWANLGLSPTIYGTANLVLSAPLFDQVTIRSQDSARTLRLNARGTTGDRPYVRSLKVNGRTSTASWVGEDFARRGGTLDFTMAAKPGDWGTRAGDVPPSYDAGSDARNDVGTTADGAKSAGSLDLSDNSLSRERLSAAGAAPGAKIPLGDTGVTFTWPRTAPGEPDNWIPHGQRIALGGRTGTAAAGISFLGLATNGPAQGTARVEYTDGTTQDVTVALTDWTPGTDYRFGNVPLVDTTGRNRADGTADTTRTVVFGTAPEALDPAKRVKSVVLPQSSDKGVLHLFDAALTTKPVSTGGN, encoded by the coding sequence ATGCGCACGCCCCGTACACCCGCCCGCGAACCGGCACCGCCCGCCCGGCGCCGGGGCGCGGGCCTCCTCCTCGCCGCCGTGACCTCGCTCGGCCTGATCGCCGCGAGCGTCCCGGCCGCCGAGGCCCACGCCCGGCCCGCGCCGGGCCGCGCCGCGAGCGCCTACGACTCCGTCGATCCCTTCATCGGCACGAAGCTCGACACCACGCAGAACAAGGGCAACAGCGCCTACGGCAACACGTGGCCGGGCGCCGCGCTGCCCTTCGGCATGGTCCAGTCGAGCCCGACGACGTACCGCACCTCGGACGGCGACCAGAAGGGCGGCTACGAGTACACGGCCGACAAGCTGCGCGGCTTCGGCATGACGCGCCTGTCGGGCACGGGCTGCGAAGGCCGGTTCAGCGCCTTCGACTTCCCCGTCCTGCCGTACACGGGCGCCCTCCCGGACAGCGGCCTGCCGCGCAGCCCGGCCGCCGACATCACCCCCTACTACCTCGACTACGACCACGCCGCCGAGGACGCGGCGCCCGGCTACTACCGCGCGGGGCTCGGCGACGGTGTGACGGCCGAGCTGACGGCGACGACGCGTTCGGCCGTGAGCCGGTACGCCTTCCCGCGCGACGGCGACAGCGCGACGCTGCTGCTCGACGTCGCGGGCTCCAACAACAAGGTCTACGACAGCCACGTCAGCGTCTCCGGGCGGACGGTGAGCGGCTGGGTCGAGGCCGCCTCGGTGTGCGAGGGCGGCGGCCACTACCGCGCGTACTTCTCCACGACCTTCGACAAGCCGTTCACGGCGCACGGCACCTGGCAGGGCGACAGCGTCACGCCCGGCGCCGACAGCGCGGACGGCGGCGACCGGAAGCACGGCGCGGGCGCCTGGCTCACCTTCGCGCGCGGCGCGAAGGTCACCTCGCACACCGGGCTGAGCTACGTCGACGTGGACGGCGCCGCGGCCAACGTACGGGCCGAGAGCGCCGGACGCTCCTTCGACGCCGTACGCGCCCTGGCCCGCCGCGCCTGGGACCGCAACCTCGGGACCGTCCAGATCCAGGGCGGCACGGCGGCGGAGCGGACGAAGTTCTACACGGCGCTCTACCACGCGCAGTTGCACCCCAACGTCACCGACGACGTCTCGGGCCGCTACCCGGGCTACGACGGCAAGGTGCGCACGGTCGCGCGCGGCCACCACGTCTACACGACGTACTCCGGCTGGGACACCTACCGCGGGCAGGCGCAGTTGCTCGCGCTGCTCTTCCCCAAGGTCGGCGACGACGTCAACCAGTCGCTCGTGGACATGGTCGAGCAGACCGGCACCTGGCCCAACTGGCCGCACCTGAACCAGGCGCAGCAGAAGATGACAGGCGACTCGCTCCAAGCGGTCCTCTCCGCGATCGACGCCTTCGGCAGCACGCACTACGACCGCGAGGGCGCGCTGCGCTCGATGGTCCGGACGCAGTCGCTCCCCGCCACGAACACGCGGCGCACGGCCGCGCTCCAGTACTTCGGGACCGGCTTCGTGGAGAACGCGAAGGGCGACTCGGCGACCTCGAAGACGCTGGAGTACGCGATCGACGACTTCGCGATAGCCCAACTGGCGGGCAGGCTCGGCGAGAAGGACACCGAGAGCCGCTTCATGGCGCGCGCCCAGAACTGGCGCAACGTCTTCGACCCGGTCACCCGGGAGATCCGGCCGCGCTCGCGCAACGGCTTCGACCGCGCCTTCGACCTCGGCCAGCGCGGCAACCAGTTCGACCAGGCGACCGGCTACCAGTACGGCTGGATGGTGCCGCAGAACATCGGCGGGCTCATCGCCGCGCGCGGCGGCGAGGCGAAGGTGAGCGCCGAACTCGACGAGCACCTGAGCCAGTTGGACGCGGGCGTGTACGGCACGAAGGGCGCCTACCTCTCCAACCAGCCGAGCTTCTCGGCCCCGTACGTCTACAACTGGCTGCGGCAGCCCGCGAAGACGGGTGAGACGCTGCGGCGCGCGACGAGCGAGCTGTACGGCACGGGCCCGGACGGCCTGCCGGGCAACGACGACCTCGGCGCGCTCTCCGCCTGGTACGTGTGGGCCAACCTCGGTCTCAGCCCGACCATTTACGGCACCGCGAACCTGGTCCTGAGCGCCCCGCTCTTCGACCAGGTCACGATCCGCAGCCAGGACAGCGCGCGCACGCTGCGCCTCAACGCGCGGGGCACGACGGGCGACCGCCCGTACGTGCGCTCGCTCAAGGTCAACGGCCGGACGAGCACGGCGAGCTGGGTCGGCGAGGACTTCGCGCGGCGCGGCGGAACGCTGGACTTCACGATGGCCGCGAAGCCGGGCGACTGGGGCACGCGGGCGGGTGACGTACCGCCGTCGTACGACGCGGGCTCCGACGCGCGCAACGACGTCGGGACGACGGCGGACGGCGCGAAGTCGGCGGGCTCGCTCGACCTGAGCGACAACTCCCTGTCCCGTGAGCGCCTTTCGGCGGCGGGCGCGGCTCCCGGGGCGAAGATCCCGCTCGGCGACACGGGCGTGACCTTCACGTGGCCGCGCACCGCGCCCGGCGAGCCGGACAACTGGATTCCGCACGGCCAGCGGATCGCCCTCGGCGGCCGTACGGGCACCGCGGCGGCCGGGATCTCCTTCCTCGGCCTCGCCACCAACGGCCCGGCCCAGGGCACGGCGCGCGTCGAGTACACGGACGGCACCACGCAGGACGTGACGGTGGCGCTCACCGACTGGACCCCCGGCACCGACTACCGCTTCGGCAACGTGCCGCTCGTGGATACGACGGGCCGCAACCGCGCCGACGGCACCGCGGACACGACCCGCACGGTCGTCTTCGGCACAGCCCCCGAGGCCCTGGACCCGGCGAAGCGGGTGAAGTCCGTGGTCCTGCCGCAGTCCAGCGACAAGGGCGTCCTGCACCTCTTCGACGCGGCCCTCACGACCAAGCCCGTGTCCACCGGCGGCAACTGA